The window TTGAACAGTACCCCAAGCCCCCTTATTCATCAAGGAAAAACTTTAGTTTGTTTTTAACGAAGAACACATCATACATCTTTAGCTTTTAATAACCTGATACTTTAGCTAAACTGTTCTAGAACTTAATCAAGATATTAGACTTCTTAAGATATGGTGGTTTTTAATACATCTTTCCAGCTAGCAAAAAAGCAGACCTAAAGTTGGCGACTATCAGACTTGGAAGATCTGATCTTTAAATCGCTATAATGAGTATCATCACCCATTTTGAGTGAATTGAAGACCTTGGAACCTATACCAGTATCAAACATAATCTTGTCGAAGTCTTGTTTTTCACTTTGAGTGCCTTGATTAGAAGTCAATTCAAGAATTTGTGATCAAGCAGGACCCCACCTACCTCTTCAGAAAATCATCTTACAGAGCATTTATATACAAAGATGACACACTGACTTTAGCCTATTATTATGTTAAATTGATGTTTATTTAAGTTCAGACTAGTAATTGCTGTAGTGACTCGTCGTATTTTATGAGTAGGAAGGAAGCAAGAAAAAATGAGTCTATAGTGATTGCTATGAGTACTAATCACATGTGCTATATAGTATTTGGAAGTATTAACACGTATAGGTACTTCCAACAGCTAACTCCTCCAATGAGAACTCAATGCTGAAAAATTGGGGAGATTTCTCTTCAGTGATCTGGGTTATTAAAATAAATTTTCCTGATTAAGCTATCTTATTGAAACGGCGAGAACGCCGAACAATCTATCACTAGATAAAAATAAAACTCTACTGTCAAAAAGGTGATATTGATTACGTAGTACTACTGAGTTTACTCTTGCCCCTCATTCTTTTCTTGATATCTAACACAACGACTTTTATTCTTACAGTATCAAGGGGTAGTCACTTTGCCTAATATAATTGGGCATAAGGTTACTCGCTTAATAGCTATTTTCATTTCCAAAACTCTCGCTAGTTTCTGGCCAGTTAGTTTCAGAGATATTTTTCCATGAACAGTTAGCTAATCTAGCTTGACTCGTTCGCAAACAAGCTGTTCAGACGCTTGAAAAGATCTCTGTCTACTTTGCTCTTTGACGATCAGACCATGAATTCAGGTGTAAAAACTATATGATATTTAAATAATAAAAGCACAGGAGACGTGTCTTCTATCTACTCGTTTTTTCCGTTATTTTAACTTCGCTACAAATCGAGTACGGCATTGACATTAGTATTTATTCCGGTGAAGTTTGAATAATAGTAAGCAATCACTGAAGTAGCTGGTTTAGTTATTATAAAGTTAGTACTAGCATTGCAACTCCGAACTGTACATGTGCATGTGCATGTGCATGTGCATGTAGCAAAAGAAACTTGTGCTATAACCGTCTTCGTGTTTTAGTCAGGTACGACTACAAAAGTGCGGATGTTACTCGAAGATTCATAGCCAAGAAAAAGAAGTGGTACGATTGTTCTCTTTGAAAGTGCAAAATTAAACTCAGTGTTCTACTCTACAATTTAGCCAATCCCTTTAAAGGATCCCAAATGATGCTTATTGCAAAGTGAGTACACACTTACTAACCATCTATCACCTTCCCTTTTCGGCCTAACTAGAATTTATTGAACCTTCATGCCTACGGAAAAGTGCTCGGTCGAAACAAGGTAAGTGAACACTTACTATTGTTTTTCAACACTAAAATCTTGAACCAGAAGAAGACTCTGTCAGTATCAAAAGTTGACTTTAATTTATAAAAAAGAGTATTATCGCGAGGATAAAGGAACACATCATACAAAGTGAGATAAAACAATTTCAACTCTACAAAACTAATTAGCAATTTCATCAAGACGACATAGAATCACTTTTCCTATTTTAAAATTCACTAGCAGATATTTTATTTCTCTAAAACCTAGACGCTCCAAATAAAAGCTTAATAAGTGAAGATAAATATGAGCTAACAGAATATTTCTGATATAATTTACATATATCTCAGGGAACACATCATACTTACAATATCAATAAAAGTATGCATCATCACAAAATACCCACAGCTAATTGATCAAATAACTAAGTTCTCAACAACGATCGACTAAAACGATACTTAGCTTAATTTAGCAAACGGCAAGTGATATGGTTAGTTTTTGTTCCATTAGATACTCATAATAAAATCGCTTAGCGAGATTTCATTATTTTTGATATAATTCGAGAGAGATAACAAGAACACATCATACAATGAATAAATTTAATATACGTTCAACTTTCGATATTCTTAATGAACACATTAACCAGCTATGCCATGAACTGACAGAAGCCGATATAAAAAAGGCAACATTTTATGAACTGCCTGATATCAAAAAACAAGATGAAGAAACCGCTCCAACAAATATAACTGTTAAAAAAATAGAAGGTGAAAAAGCACTCTCTAAATGTTTAGATGCTTATCGCGACCTCTACTTAAACGACCGAGAAAGCGGAAAGTTGTTGCAAAGGTTTCCTGGTCTTTTGTTAGTTAATGACCCTAAAGAAGTTATCAACTCTAGGGTGAATGCAGTGAATCTTGCCAAAGAAAATTTTAAAAATGCTATTCTGGAAATTTCTAACAATGATGCCAGATTCGAAGCTGTTCATAGTGCAGTTCCTAACTTAATGACTTTGGCTGCCTATCGAAAAATACATAGCGAATCCGAAGCTCCCTATTCCGTTCGATTTACCTGGATGAAAAAACATGCAACCAGAGTTTTGAGTAAAGAACTTGCTATGGAGATGTTGAATCGCTCTTCACTATATTCAAATCCGAGGATGATAGATCAGGAAAAGTGGCAACAGCTAGTAGAACAAGAAAAATATAGAGTTTCTAGTCTATCAGAAAATGCAAAGCTCAGAATTAGAAGGCCAACCAGAGTAACACCTGAGGTGAATGTGAGATATACAGCTCAAAATCGCTATCATGTAAGTGCCGCACTTCCATTTATACTCTTTAACCCGCATCCAGACACTAAACTTGGAGAGTTAAGTCATTTTACACAAAAAGATGATCATCCAAGAAAGCGAGAGTACAACTTTCTAGTCGATAGAATTTATTTAGAAAGATTTGAGTAATAGTAAGGTATAATTCATACGGAATCTAACGATAGCACGCAATTTAACATAATCTTGTTGAGTTAGTATAGTCCATACAAGTGCTAACTGACTTGTCCTCATTATAGTATGATGTGTTCTATCCATTTTAAAACTTATACCAATTAGCTTAATTAAGTGATCTCTTCTGAGGCGAAGAAAATCTTGTCGATAACACCATTACCGCATCCAGCTATCGCCAAGTTACATCCATATAGGCAAGGCGAAAATTTTTGCTATTTAGTTGTTCTAAATGAGAAATTTTTAACGCAGTTAGCATCAGATTTGCTCCTTCAAATTGAACAAGTATCAAGGCTAATTGGTATTATAAGACTATGATGAAATCGTTATCTTCACAGATTAAGTACTAAATTTCTTCAGGTTAAATTTTGATTTATCATTAAATTTTAAGCTCTGAAATAGCTTATCGACCACGGACTCTTATCTAGAAATCACTAATAAATCATCTACTGTTGGATAACAAATTTTTTCTATTTGATTGTTCTAAATAGGAAGATTTGAATTATTGATATACTTCTCCCCTCTTCCAAGGATTAGAGAATTAATTTGATCCGCTGATGTAGTTTCAAGATTTATTTATGTCAGTATTTTCCACCACAGAAAATTTTTAAGAAGGCTTTTAGCTCTTTAGACTGCATCGTTTTTAAGAATTAGGTAGTAATATATTTCGGTCAGAAGTACCTTCAGTAGCAATAGAAATCAGCTTTGATGCTAAAGTTCTTTGTCTTGGCTAGAAATACTATTCTAGCCAAGACAAAGAAATTTTATTTTTTAACGATTTCTTCTAATGTATCTTCATCAATTACTTCAACATTTTCAACGATCCGTTTTCCGCCTTGAATTTCGATACGTTTATGGTGTTTATTGAGAGCCAATATTTCATCACAGAACTGAGCTGATGGGTGCATTTCGTACACATAATCAACGATTTTCCCGGACTTTTCATCCTTAACATTTGAAATATTGTATTCGGATATCGCCCCTTTCTCGATCAAATCTTTCATTGTTGTGGTCATATCACGACGAAGTGCCTTCAATTTATTCTCTGTTATTTCATCATCAGAATAAATTGAACCATACTTTTCCATAATTGAAATTAGGCGAAAATGATAAGTTTTACCTGGAGCTGCGTAACGCCATAGATGATACAAACGTAGCATCATCCAACGAGACAAACCGCGTTTTAACTCTTGAGCACTGTTGAAATAATAGCCTTTATACTCCAAGTTATCGATCATGTTATGAACAAATGCATTTAAACATGCAACACATTTGATGTTCCCACCCTGCCCTTTTTTACCACTAAAGTGTAGCGACGACAGAAAGTTCATGTTTGATTCGTAAAATGAATCATCAATACTTGGGTTTTTAGTATCTGTAGCCGTATATTTGAACGAAAGTTTAGAACCTTGAAGAGCTTCCAAAGATTCCTTAATTTGCGGATAAGGCATTGATTGACCAACAGCTTTTAATTCTTGAGCAAGCTCGTTCATCGAAAAAATAACCGCGTATTGAATACCGGACTTAAAATTTATTTTAACAATCTTACCTTTAGAAGCTAGGCGGATCAGTGCGCGCTCAACTTTTTCTTCTCGGTCAGATGGCCAAACTAAAAACTCTTCGTCATCACCATCTCTTTTAGTACTAACAACAGCAGGGGTAATTTTTATCTCACCTTCGTATAGAATACCATCTACTTTTTCTGATATTTTTCTCGTTACGATTGTTTTTTTGGGCGCTTCTTCTAATGGTAATTTTTTATGTCCAGAACGAACAAAGCGTCCCCATAAATCGTAATGATTAAAGGTGTTAGAATAAGCTCTTAACCCATGGGCTGCATTTTCTAAAGATACTCGAACATCTTTATTGTCCGTAAACAACGCCAAACTTTCGTTATCGATTGCACTTTCTACACCATGGATCTGTCCACGAAGTGAATCGGGCAAATTGTCAACAGAGATGTTCACCTTCCGGCTCATTGTTTTACTTCCAAATTTTCATGACGTCTAATAACAACATATTCGACAGAAAAAGTTAATGATTAAAGTTAGTAAAAAAGTGATCCGAAGTAACTTTTTTTGTTGGGATCATTGTTTTACTAAGTATGGCTCATTTTCAGATCAAGTTTTTACTAACAAAGGTAAAATGAACGCTGAAAAACCTTTGTTTAAGGCATATTTAGCGGATTTACAACGGCAAATCCGACGCCCTTGTGGAAAACTAGGTCCTTAATTAGTAAAGATCTGATCTATGCTAGGTAGAGATCAGATCTATACATACCTTAAAGCACTTGATCTTATATCACCTGTGCATAACTGTTTGATCTTACTTGGTAAAAAATCGATCCCAACCACCACAACTGTGAGTAATTCTGTGTATAAGCTGTTTATATATAACTTTTTGAAATAGTAGTTAGTAAAATTTCGATCTGGGAGTTATAAGAGATCAGATCTTAACCTAGTAAAAAGTAGATCTATGAAAATTAAAAAAAGTCATGTAAAACAGTTGGATAGAATATAATTTCTTTGCCTTAGCCTTTAATACCTATATATCTAACCATATCTAAACTTTCTTATTTATACTTAGATGTAAATCAAAATTACAAATGTCTTTGTTTTTTTGTGTTTACAGCAAAATATATGGACATTATAATAATCGTTATCAAATAAAGGATAATGTGTATGTCTATAAATAACAATGCGCTATCAACGTACCGGCTGTTGAAAGCTACAGCAGAAGTAGCAGAACAATCACTTGCTGGTCGTATTCAACATTATAGAGCTCATCTTAAAACTGAAGAAAAAGAGCTTAGAACTTACACTCAAAAAGCTGCTGCAGATCTACTTGGTGTGAATAATAGAACACTCAAAAGACGTCATGACCAAGGTGACTTTGATACCATCAATATAAAGAAAGGCGCAAACGGTCATTATGCATACACATTAGCAAATATCTTTGCGATGGCAGATGTTCTGGGTGTAAATGCTGATCAACGAAAGCCTAGCGATAAATTACAAGTCATTGTGATTAATAGTTTGAAAGGCGGTTGTGGTAAAACAACAAGTTTGGTGAATATCGCAGCAGCTCTAGCTACAACTAATATTAAGCGCTATCGCATCGGGATCATTGATCTTGATCCGCAAGGATCATCATCAAGCTTTTTTCCATCTAATGATCATGAACCGATCACAGTTGGTGATCTGATGAGAGATTGCATCGAATTAGATGAAGGTGAAACATGGAAAGATCTTGTCTCTAATTCATTCCAAGAAACCCACATTCCAAATATTCGCGTATTACCTTCTGGTATGGATGACTTTTACTTTGAACACGAAACAGCAACAGAGTTAAAAGAAAGTTCCAGCTACGAAAAGACACGTCATTACCATAAGCTTAAAGAGAAGGTTATAGAGCCCGTACAAGACGAGTTTGATATTATCCTAGTAGATACCGCGCCTTCACTTAATTTTATGTTCTATAACGCATTGATGGCGTCTACGGCTATGTTAATACCTGTACATCCAGAGGCCGTAGACTTCGACGCTAATAATAAATATCTGAAACGTCTTGGTGAGATATACCATACCGTTGCTGCTCTTGGTCACGAAGGCTGGGACTTTATGCAATTTTTAGTCACTAACTATGTTAAAGGCAATCATTCTCAGCGCGATATCGTTAAAGATGTACGTAGTGCTTTTGGCCGTCAAGTAATGAGTTATCCAATCAATCACAGCTCTGCAATTACGGCGAGCTCTTCATCGTTTAACACTATTTTTGATCAAAAGACTTCTGATAGTTTAGCAAGTCGCGAAGCATTGCTAAAAGCGCAAGAAAATATCAAAGACGTGGTTGATGAATTAGAAATGCTGATCCGTTCAAATTGGCCTTCAACACAGTCTTCGCTAGCAGAATAAAAGGGTATTAATAATGGCTAGAAAACGTAAAAATGACACTCGAATAGATCCTTTTGCTACTGCGGTTGAAGGCAGTAGCCTCGACGATCTTTTAGATCAGGCGAAAGTAGGTGATGTGGTTACTATGCCTGCGCCAAGCGATCCGACAAAAACCATAGTACTGACCTGTGAAGTGGTACCGTTTAGCGAAATTGAGAGTAAAACCACAGTTTATGGGCAGAATCGCCGTGAGCAATCCCTATTAAGCGAAAAAGCGGTCGCAGATATATTACCTGCCATTAAAAAAGATAAACGTAATCTCCACCCTGCCCTATGTTGGCAGCACAATGGCAAACTTCACGTTTTATCGGGTTCTAGACGCCGTAAAGCCTGTATGCTGGCCGAAGCGGATTATGTGGTGTTGAGCTCGAAAGACTTTAGTGATGAAGATGCAAAAACATTAGCGGTATCTTCCGATCAATACATCGCCCCGAGCCTTTGGGAATTGGGTAAAGCCTATTTTGATACTAAGCATAACTTGATCAAACAAGGCCAAAAAGGATCGTATCGAGAAATCGCTGCCGTGGAAGGTGTTTCTCACACAGCTATCGCAGACGCGTTGAAAGCTTATGAAAGTATTCCGGTCGAAGTATTGCAGTTGTATCCAACGGCAAATCATTTAGGCCGTGAAGCAGCTAAAAAGCTCATCACAGCAAAACAAGAACAGCCTGAGCAGTTTTCAGAGCAAATTGCCGCACTAAAAGCGCAAGACTTTATGACAGAAGAGATGTCGGACGAGAAACGTGCTGTTCAGATCACTAAATTCTTGACCACATTCGGAAGTAGCGATTCACGTGTCGAATCCATGCTAGAGAACGACTACATTCGAGTACAGAGAAATCTAAAGAGTGGTGATGTTACCGTGAAAATAGATAATCGAGTATTGACTGATAAGCGTCTGGAACAATTGCAAAAGCTGCTAAGTAGTTATAATTAAGGTTCGTTCAAAAATTGCCGCGTTGGTTGAATTATCAAGCAACTCGGCGCTTTTTCTAGTCAGTTGACCTCCAACCAGTCCTTTTTTAGCGAATTTCTTACATTTCTCTCTTTAGCTCAAATCACTAATTTCATATACTGGCTTTTTATTTTAATTTTGACGTGCACTTAATGTCTTCGCAGTTATCTAAAGAGCAACTTTTCGCCTTATTTGAAGAAATCAAACAGGAGCAGGCTAATCAATTTCCTTTGTCTGAACGTTTTCTTCGTCAATACTTCAATTCAGCTTTACTTGCGAAAGCTAAGGAGTATTTGAAAGACGAGCAAGTCTGTTACCTTCAACACAGCGAAAACTTCGCGCAAATTGATGCACAGGTATTGGGAAATTACGGCAATACCTTCACCCAGCACATCAAAATAAACCAAACGCAAAGTAGCGTTTCGGTCGAAGCAAACTGCTCGTGTTCAAATAACCCTAAATGTCGGCACATTGCTGCGGTATTACTCAAACTTAAAATTGAACATTCTGGCGGCTTTGGTGAGGCTTATTTAGTTAATGACTGGTTTAACGAACTAGGGCAGTTGCAGCAAGTTGATAAAGCAGACGCAGAAAACGTCTTACTCTTCGTGTTAGAGCCTCGAGCAAACGAAATCCTTGTAAGTCCAAAGGTCTCGCCAAATAGGCCCGACGGTGTTTACCCCTTAGGCCGAGTGTTAACTGAGCAACAGCTCAATAGTCAGGTCGCTCCAGCTGGTCTATTAGAAAACGATTTTCGCTTATTTAGCTGGATCCGCTCGCAAAATACACCGGGTCATTTTGAGTTATTTGGCGTCTGGGGCTTTAATGCACTCACACAACTTGTGCATACCCATCGCTGTTTTTATCGTAACCAGCGCCAACCTTTGGAGCTAGGGCATAAGCAAACGCTTGATTTTTACTGGCATCAAGAAGGCAATGAATACCAACTTAAAAGCCGTCTAGCGAATGTTGAACACTGGCGCTTGATTAAAACCGAACCTCCGGTGTATCTAGATACTGAAAACTTGGTCGTTGGCAGAATTGAGTCAGAGCTTACCGCGCAGGAAATCGCCCATCTTCATACTATGCCTACCATCACGGCTGAAAAGCTAGAGCAGGTGATGGCGCGTTTCCAAGATATCTTTACGGATGATGTCATTGCGCCTCCTGCTGGGTTTTCGCAGTTAGCGAGTAAGCAATCTAATGTTGCTAAGCTTATAAAACTAGATAGGCCAAATAAAATTCGCTTTGCAATTGAGCCGCTTGGAAAAGGCGCGACGAAAAAGCAATTAGCAAGGCTGGAGCAGGTACTCACTGGTCTCGGCTTTATCCATGAGGGCGACGAATTTTTATTACCAACTGAGGATGGCGTTGAAGTCCATTGGTTTAACAGGGAGATCAGGCCGCTTTTGCAGGGTAAACGTTGGATTGTTGACGAGCTGCCAAGCAATGGCCTCGTTGTTACACCAAAAGTGCTGTTAAGCCTTAAGAGAGATAAGCAACATCATGTGCTTGGAAAGGTGATGTTAGATGACAAGCCCGTTACGCTCAACTGGGATAAACATCCGGTTCATGAGCTTAACAACCTCGCCCATGAATATCGCTACGTCGAAATTGGCGAGCAGTTCTATGCCATTAGCAAATCCATATTTGATGAATTGCTGGAGCTGAAATCTCGTTTTAGTTATTACCTTTCGAGCTCACAATTTAAATTTCCGTTGTCGTATGCCAAAAAGCTGTTTGAACTGACGCATATTCATGCTGACTCAGACGATCAAAAGCTACTTGAGTATCTCGCTGAGCTAGATAAACCGATAGAAAATCTTGACGTGATCCCTGCCAGCGAGGGACAGAGCTTCACCCTACGAGATTATCAAGCGCAAGGTGTTAACTGGCTTAAGTTCCTTAATCGTCACCAGTTAGGTGGCATTCTTGCCGATGATATGGGCCTTGGAAAAACGCTTCAGGTTATTGCTTACTTTATTTCTCAGCACAATACGCTA is drawn from Pseudoalteromonas sp. NC201 and contains these coding sequences:
- a CDS encoding ParB N-terminal domain-containing protein, whose translation is MARKRKNDTRIDPFATAVEGSSLDDLLDQAKVGDVVTMPAPSDPTKTIVLTCEVVPFSEIESKTTVYGQNRREQSLLSEKAVADILPAIKKDKRNLHPALCWQHNGKLHVLSGSRRRKACMLAEADYVVLSSKDFSDEDAKTLAVSSDQYIAPSLWELGKAYFDTKHNLIKQGQKGSYREIAAVEGVSHTAIADALKAYESIPVEVLQLYPTANHLGREAAKKLITAKQEQPEQFSEQIAALKAQDFMTEEMSDEKRAVQITKFLTTFGSSDSRVESMLENDYIRVQRNLKSGDVTVKIDNRVLTDKRLEQLQKLLSSYN
- a CDS encoding DEAD/DEAH box helicase, which produces MSSQLSKEQLFALFEEIKQEQANQFPLSERFLRQYFNSALLAKAKEYLKDEQVCYLQHSENFAQIDAQVLGNYGNTFTQHIKINQTQSSVSVEANCSCSNNPKCRHIAAVLLKLKIEHSGGFGEAYLVNDWFNELGQLQQVDKADAENVLLFVLEPRANEILVSPKVSPNRPDGVYPLGRVLTEQQLNSQVAPAGLLENDFRLFSWIRSQNTPGHFELFGVWGFNALTQLVHTHRCFYRNQRQPLELGHKQTLDFYWHQEGNEYQLKSRLANVEHWRLIKTEPPVYLDTENLVVGRIESELTAQEIAHLHTMPTITAEKLEQVMARFQDIFTDDVIAPPAGFSQLASKQSNVAKLIKLDRPNKIRFAIEPLGKGATKKQLARLEQVLTGLGFIHEGDEFLLPTEDGVEVHWFNREIRPLLQGKRWIVDELPSNGLVVTPKVLLSLKRDKQHHVLGKVMLDDKPVTLNWDKHPVHELNNLAHEYRYVEIGEQFYAISKSIFDELLELKSRFSYYLSSSQFKFPLSYAKKLFELTHIHADSDDQKLLEYLAELDKPIENLDVIPASEGQSFTLRDYQAQGVNWLKFLNRHQLGGILADDMGLGKTLQVIAYFISQHNTLVTQPSLIVCPTSLVGNWRDEFKRFAPHLPLTIIHGSNRDEALTNLSGARFILTTYPLLKRDVAYYKGLDFDSIVLDEAQYIKNESAQISKCVKSLSARFKLCLSGTPVENNLLELKSLLDFVMPDVLGTKQQFKQHFQIPIEKEQDRPRARELRSLIAPFILRRTKAEVVKELPNKTELIKELEFSDEQHKLYQGVQHQVESKLLNLFQEQGVERSKLAFLDALLKLRQICCHPQLVDKSLTDQHGAKFEWLAQHLPVLLSEGRKIIIFSQFTSVLDLIAEQCQQQQLKYTMLTGQTRQRDKAIEAFTQGKCNVFLISLKAGGTGLNLTQADTVIHFDPWWNPAVENQATDRAYRIGQDKPVFVYKLIMANSIEEKVFKMQRDKQALVDALFADSGVNLGQFDESQMLALIKN
- a CDS encoding DNA replication terminus site-binding protein, which produces MNKFNIRSTFDILNEHINQLCHELTEADIKKATFYELPDIKKQDEETAPTNITVKKIEGEKALSKCLDAYRDLYLNDRESGKLLQRFPGLLLVNDPKEVINSRVNAVNLAKENFKNAILEISNNDARFEAVHSAVPNLMTLAAYRKIHSESEAPYSVRFTWMKKHATRVLSKELAMEMLNRSSLYSNPRMIDQEKWQQLVEQEKYRVSSLSENAKLRIRRPTRVTPEVNVRYTAQNRYHVSAALPFILFNPHPDTKLGELSHFTQKDDHPRKREYNFLVDRIYLERFE
- a CDS encoding AAA family ATPase, producing MSINNNALSTYRLLKATAEVAEQSLAGRIQHYRAHLKTEEKELRTYTQKAAADLLGVNNRTLKRRHDQGDFDTINIKKGANGHYAYTLANIFAMADVLGVNADQRKPSDKLQVIVINSLKGGCGKTTSLVNIAAALATTNIKRYRIGIIDLDPQGSSSSFFPSNDHEPITVGDLMRDCIELDEGETWKDLVSNSFQETHIPNIRVLPSGMDDFYFEHETATELKESSSYEKTRHYHKLKEKVIEPVQDEFDIILVDTAPSLNFMFYNALMASTAMLIPVHPEAVDFDANNKYLKRLGEIYHTVAALGHEGWDFMQFLVTNYVKGNHSQRDIVKDVRSAFGRQVMSYPINHSSAITASSSSFNTIFDQKTSDSLASREALLKAQENIKDVVDELEMLIRSNWPSTQSSLAE